The Bryobacteraceae bacterium genome includes a window with the following:
- a CDS encoding EpsI family protein: MLLQTDILKPGRRRTAVLLSLLLVCQAAAYHLMPKTERDFAARPLREFPAEVDGWRMIADYEIDPDVQRVLRADDSLNRVYLRPGSPATVNLFVAFFRSQTTGVAPHSPKNCLPGSGYAPLDSGTVRVQLPSGRSVEVNRYIVARGASRSLVLYWYQTPARIVASEYAAKFWLVADSLRYRRSDTSLVRLVVPMEEGAPAEQEALAFARAVLPQLSQFLPRLDDGQ; this comes from the coding sequence ATGCTCCTGCAAACTGACATCCTGAAGCCCGGCCGCCGCCGCACGGCCGTCCTCCTCAGCCTGCTCCTGGTCTGCCAGGCTGCGGCCTATCATCTCATGCCGAAAACCGAGCGCGACTTCGCCGCCAGGCCTCTCCGCGAGTTCCCCGCAGAAGTCGACGGCTGGCGCATGATCGCCGATTACGAAATCGATCCCGATGTCCAGCGTGTCCTGCGTGCCGACGACAGCCTGAACCGCGTCTACCTTCGCCCCGGTTCTCCGGCCACTGTCAACCTGTTTGTCGCGTTCTTCCGCTCCCAGACCACGGGCGTCGCGCCCCACTCCCCCAAGAACTGCCTGCCCGGCTCAGGCTACGCCCCGCTGGATTCCGGCACCGTCCGCGTCCAGCTGCCCTCGGGACGCTCCGTCGAGGTCAACCGCTACATCGTCGCCCGCGGCGCCTCCCGCAGCCTCGTCCTCTACTGGTACCAGACCCCCGCCAGAATTGTCGCCAGCGAATACGCCGCCAAGTTCTGGCTCGTCGCCGATTCCCTCCGATACCGCCGGTCCGACACAAGCCTCGTCCGACTCGTGGTTCCGATGGAGGAGGGAGCCCCTGCCGAGCAGGAGGCTCTGGCCTTCGCCCGCGCGGTTCTCCCTCAGCTCAGCCAGTTCCTGCCCCGTCTCGACGACGGCCAATGA
- the fliW gene encoding flagellar assembly factor FliW, whose amino-acid sequence MAEPSSASPCVTTYRFPFGIPAFEHLTSFRLVTDPAWAPLAVLESESEPPVRFACAPVALLMPDYRLELSSDEKAALKCPEDQSGLLLYAILTFPQSGPPTANLLAPVVLNPETRLGVQSVQAHFPYSHLHPLRQESPCL is encoded by the coding sequence ATGGCCGAGCCGTCTTCCGCATCCCCCTGCGTCACCACCTACCGCTTCCCTTTCGGGATCCCCGCTTTCGAGCACCTCACCAGCTTCCGCCTCGTCACCGACCCCGCCTGGGCGCCCCTCGCCGTGCTCGAGAGCGAATCCGAACCCCCCGTGCGCTTCGCCTGCGCCCCGGTGGCGTTGCTGATGCCAGACTACCGCCTCGAACTGTCCAGCGACGAAAAAGCCGCCCTGAAGTGCCCTGAAGACCAGTCCGGACTGCTCCTCTATGCCATCCTCACCTTTCCCCAGTCCGGCCCCCCCACCGCCAATCTCCTCGCGCCCGTCGTCCTGAACCCCGAGACGCGCCTTGGCGTCCAGTCCGTGCAGGCGCACTTCCCCTACTCCCACCTGCATCCTCTCCGCCAGGAGTCCCCATGTTTGTGA
- a CDS encoding tagatose 3-epimerase, with product MGQRFRHAICNEIYQGWDFADACRHMKAAGYEGIEIAPFTLSEDPCNIPEADRRQYREILEGEGLLFVGLHWLMVAPKGLHVTTPDDGLRARSWEHIRGLIDLCADLGDAGVMVFGSPLQRGTTGGSTREEATQRFIEGLASVAPHAEQRGVTILVEALPKNQTDVIGTLAEAVDVVRQVNSPAVATMFDTHNAVDETEPHDVLIERYFPLIRHVHVNETDGGHCGTGDYDFRPVLAALARLGYRGWISLEAFDFTPGAERIATESIRYLNSIIEEL from the coding sequence ATGGGACAACGTTTCCGCCACGCCATCTGCAATGAGATCTACCAGGGCTGGGATTTCGCCGATGCCTGCCGTCACATGAAGGCGGCCGGCTATGAGGGCATCGAAATCGCTCCGTTCACTCTCTCCGAAGACCCTTGCAACATCCCGGAAGCCGACCGCCGCCAGTACCGCGAAATTCTCGAGGGCGAAGGACTCCTCTTCGTCGGCCTGCACTGGCTGATGGTCGCCCCCAAAGGCCTCCACGTCACCACCCCCGATGACGGGCTCCGCGCCAGAAGCTGGGAGCACATCCGCGGCCTCATCGATCTCTGCGCCGATCTCGGCGACGCGGGCGTCATGGTCTTCGGCTCGCCTCTCCAGCGCGGCACCACCGGCGGCAGCACCCGCGAAGAGGCCACGCAGCGCTTCATCGAGGGGCTCGCTTCCGTCGCGCCCCATGCCGAACAGCGCGGCGTCACCATCCTCGTCGAAGCTCTCCCCAAAAACCAGACCGACGTCATCGGCACGCTCGCCGAAGCCGTCGACGTCGTGCGCCAGGTCAACAGCCCCGCCGTCGCCACCATGTTCGACACCCACAACGCCGTCGACGAGACCGAGCCGCACGACGTCCTCATCGAGCGCTACTTCCCCCTCATCCGCCACGTCCACGTCAACGAGACCGACGGCGGACACTGCGGCACCGGCGACTACGACTTCCGCCCCGTCCTCGCCGCCCTCGCGCGCCTCGGCTACCGGGGCTGGATTTCCCTCGAAGCCTTCGATTTCACCCCCGGCGCCGAACGCATCGCCACCGAGAGCATCCGCTACCTGAACTC